The DNA sequence ATTACTACTGCTTATTTTTATAGCGTTACAGTAGTTTTTGGATTAGAAGGAGAGTTATTTTTCTGGGAATTGGCTACACTAATTGATATAATGTTATTAGGACATTGGTTAGAAATGAAATCAGTCATGGGCGCATCTAAAGCTTTGGAAGAGTTAGTAAAATTATTGCCTAGTCATGCTCATAAATTAATGCCTGATGGGGAAGTTATTGATGTACGACTTGAACATTTGGAGGTAGGTGATTTGGTCATGGTCAAACCGGGGGAGAAAGTCCCGGTAGATGGAAAAATAATAAAGGGCCAGACCAGTATCAACGAGGCAATGTTAACTGGAGAGTCAAATCCAGTTAATCGAAGTGAAGGTCAGGAGGTTATAGGTGGTTCTATTAATGGTGACGGTGCTATTCAAGTTGAAATACAGAAAACTGGGGAGGATTCTTTTCTATCACAAGTTATAAAGTTAGTAGGTGCAGCTCAGAAGAGCAAGTCAGCAACTCAGAATCTTGCAGACCGTTTTGCTATGTGGTTGACTTTAATAGCACTTACTGGTGGTTTTATAACATTAATAGTCTGGTTGATCCTCACTGAACAAAACATGGCATTTTCTTTGGAAAGAGCAGTTACTGTAATGGTAACAACTTGTCCTCATGCCCTTGGACTTGCCATACCTCTGGTGGTAGCTGTTTCAACTGCGATAGCGGCAAAAAATGGTTTTTTTATACGTAATAGAACGTCCTTCGAGAATGCTCGTGATATAAATACTGTGGTCTTTGACAAGACCGGTACTTTAACCCATGGGAAGTTTGGAGTCACTGATGTAATCCCATTGGATGAAAAAATAGATCCTACCTTAATTATAAAATATGCTGCATCTCTTGAAGCTTACTCTGAACATCCAATTGCCCTGGGAATTGCCCAAGAAGTGGAAGAACACTATCCAGTTGAAAATTTCCTAGCAATTCCAGGTAAAGGGGTTAAAGGAACAGTTCAGGGACGTGAAATTGAAGTTATGAGTCCAAGTTATCTTGAGATAAGGGGATATTCCATTGATAATAATGAATTAGATAAACTATCTAGACAAGGTAAGACCATTGTTTTTGTTTTGGTTGATGGAATTTTGAGTATTGCGGTGGCATTGGCAGATATCATCCGACATGAGTCAAAAGAAACTATTTCCCGATTGAAAGAGATGGACATCAAATGTTTAATGATCACTGGAGACAAGAAAGAGGTAGCCGAATGGGTTTCAAAAGACGTAGGGCTGGATCAGTACTTTGCTGAGGTTTTACCCTCGGAAAAAGCAGAAAAAATTAAAAAAATACAAAAAGAAGGGGGTATTGTCGCAATGACTGGTGATGGGATCAATGATTCTCCGGCTCTGGCTCAAGCCGATGTTGGAATTGCTATTGGTGCCGGGAC is a window from the Methanobacterium sp. genome containing:
- a CDS encoding heavy metal translocating P-type ATPase, with the translated sequence ITTAYFYSVTVVFGLEGELFFWELATLIDIMLLGHWLEMKSVMGASKALEELVKLLPSHAHKLMPDGEVIDVRLEHLEVGDLVMVKPGEKVPVDGKIIKGQTSINEAMLTGESNPVNRSEGQEVIGGSINGDGAIQVEIQKTGEDSFLSQVIKLVGAAQKSKSATQNLADRFAMWLTLIALTGGFITLIVWLILTEQNMAFSLERAVTVMVTTCPHALGLAIPLVVAVSTAIAAKNGFFIRNRTSFENARDINTVVFDKTGTLTHGKFGVTDVIPLDEKIDPTLIIKYAASLEAYSEHPIALGIAQEVEEHYPVENFLAIPGKGVKGTVQGREIEVMSPSYLEIRGYSIDNNELDKLSRQGKTIVFVLVDGILSIAVALADIIRHESKETISRLKEMDIKCLMITGDKKEVAEWVSKDVGLDQYFAEVLPSEKAEKIKKIQKEGGIVAMTGDGINDSPALAQADVGIAIGAGTDIALETADIILVRSNPLDVLQIIMLARLTYHKMLENLAWGAGYNIIAIPLAAGILSAYGIILTPAMGAVLMSASTIIVAVNSKFLRINKI